The segment GGTCGGCGCCGAGGGCGCGCGCCTGGACGAGGGCGTTGCCGAGCGCGGCCGCCTCGCCCGGGCCCGCCAGCACCGGTACGCCGAGAGCGTCCGCGGTCAGCTGGCAGAGCAGGTGGTTGTGGGAGCCGCCGCCGACGACGTGCACCACCTCGAGGTCCCGTCCGGCCAACCGAGCGGCGGTGCGGAGGTGGCGACGGTAGGCCAGCGCGAGGCTGTCGAGGATGCAGCGGGTGATCTCACCGGGGGTCTGCGGGAGCGGCTCGCCGGCGTCCCGCGCCAGCCGGACGACGCGCTCGGGCATCGGGTCGGTGGCGCTGCCCGGGCCCAGCAGGGACGGGTGGTTGATGTCGACGACGGTGCGCAGCGGCGCCGCGGTGCTGGCGTCGGCGAGCAGGGACGCGAGATCGGTGGCAGGGGTGCCGCGGTCGCGCCACGCCTTGAGGCACTCCGAGAGCACCCACAGGCCCATCACGTTCTTGAGGAAGCGGACGGTGCCGTCGACGCCGCCCTCATTGGTGAAGTCGGCCTCGCGGGCCTCCTCGGTGAGGACCGGCTCGTCGAGCTCGAGGCCGACGAGCGACCACGTGCCCGAGGAGATGTAGCCGAAGGAGGTGCCCGAGTCCGCGGGTACGGCGACGACGGCGGAGGCCGTGTCGTGCGAGCCGACCGCCACCACCGGCACGTCCGGCGCGAGGCCGAGGTCGGCCGCGACCTCGGCGCGCAGCCGCCCGACCACGGAGCCGGCGTCACGCAGCGGCGGCAGGATCGACCAGGGCAGCTGGAGACGGCGAGCCAGCTCGCTGGACCACTCCCCCGTCACCACGTCGAGCAGCCCGGTGGTCGACGCGTTGGTGCGCTCGGCGCCGACCTCGCCGGTCAGCCAGTAGCCGAGCAGGTCGGGCAGCAGGAGCATCGTGTGGGCCGACTCCAGCGCCGCGGTGCCGCGGGCGGCGGCGAGCTGGAAGACCGTGGTGAACGGCAGCTGCTGCAGGCCGTTGACGGCGTACTGCTCCTGCACGCTGACCGTCTTGGCGACCAGCTCGGGTACGTCGCGGGTGCGCGGGTCGCGGTGGCTGTAGGGGTTGCCGAGCAGCTCGCCGTCACGGTCCAGCAGGCCGTAGTCCACGGCCCACGAGTCGATGCCGATCCCGTGCAGCTCCCCGGTGCGCGCCACCTCGGCGACACCGGCCAGCACCTCACGGTGGATGCCGAGCACGTCCCAGAACAGCGAGCCGCCGACCGGGACGCCGCCGTTGGGGAAGCGGTGCACCTCCTTCAGGGAGAGGTGCCCCGGACCGACGCGGGCGGCCATCACACGACCGCTCGTCGCCCCGAGGTCGACGGCCGCGACGCGCAGAGTCATCGCAGGAACGCCGCCGCCACGCCCGCGTCGACGGGGATGTGCAGCCCGGTCGTGTGGCTCAGCTGGTCGGTGCAGAGCACGAAGACCGCGTTGGCGATGTTGTCCGGCAGGACCTCGCGCTTGAGGATCGTGCGCTGCGCGTAGAACTTGCCGAGGTCCTGCTCCTCCACGCCGTAGACCGCGGCGCGGTTGGCGCCCCAGCCGGAGGCGAAGATCCCGGAGCCCTGCACGACGCCGTCCGGGTTGACGCCGTTGACCTTGATGCCGTGCTCGCCGAGCTCGGCGGCCAGCAGCCGCACCTGGTGGGCCTGGTCGGCCTTGGCGGCGCCGTAGGCGACGTTGTTGGGGCCGGCGAAGATCGAGTTCTTCGACGAGATGTAGACGATGTCGCCGCCCATCCCCTGCTCGATCATCGCCTTGGCCGCGGCCTTCGCGACGAGGAACGAGCCCTTGGCCATCACGTCGTGCTGGAGGTCCCAGTCCTGCTCGGTGGTCTCGAGCAGCGAGCGCGAGAGCGAGAGGCCGGCGTTGTTGACGACGAGGTCGACACCACCGAAGGCCAGCACGGTGGCCTCCAGGGCCGCCTCGACGGCGGCGCCGTCGGAGACGTCGACCTGAACCCCGACGGCGACGTCGGCCGAGCCGATCTCGGCGGCCGCGGCCCGGGC is part of the Nocardioides cavernae genome and harbors:
- a CDS encoding rhamnulokinase, translated to MTLRVAAVDLGATSGRVMAARVGPGHLSLKEVHRFPNGGVPVGGSLFWDVLGIHREVLAGVAEVARTGELHGIGIDSWAVDYGLLDRDGELLGNPYSHRDPRTRDVPELVAKTVSVQEQYAVNGLQQLPFTTVFQLAAARGTAALESAHTMLLLPDLLGYWLTGEVGAERTNASTTGLLDVVTGEWSSELARRLQLPWSILPPLRDAGSVVGRLRAEVAADLGLAPDVPVVAVGSHDTASAVVAVPADSGTSFGYISSGTWSLVGLELDEPVLTEEAREADFTNEGGVDGTVRFLKNVMGLWVLSECLKAWRDRGTPATDLASLLADASTAAPLRTVVDINHPSLLGPGSATDPMPERVVRLARDAGEPLPQTPGEITRCILDSLALAYRRHLRTAARLAGRDLEVVHVVGGGSHNHLLCQLTADALGVPVLAGPGEAAALGNALVQARALGADLPDLAAMRALVRETHDVRRHDPRPGLDWDAADRRVGPATA